CACCGGTCACGCCCATGTTGTCGCCGAGAACTTCGTCCAGCGTCGAGTTCAACTTGAGGATGATCTTGCCTTCGGCAACGCGCGCATTCAGCTTGTCGATCAAAATCTTCTCGGCGCGGAAGGTTTCGCGACGGTGGATCAAGGTCACCGTGCTGGCGATGTTGGCCAGGTACAGCGCTTCTTCAACCGCAGTGTTACCACCACCGACCACCGCTACTGGCTTGTTGCGATAGAAGAAACCGTCGCAGGTCGCGCAGGCCGAAACGCCTTTGCCCATGAACGCTTCTTCCGACGGCAGGCCCAGGTAACGAGCGCTGGCGCCGGTGGCGATGATCAGCGCGTCGCAGGTGTAGGTGCCACTGTCGCCGGTCAGGGAGTACGGCTTGGAAGCGAAGTCGACGGCGTTGATGTGATCGAAAACGATCTCGGTTTCAAAACGCTCGGCGTGCTCTTTCATCCGCTCCATCAGCGCCGGGCCGGTCAGGCCGTGGACGTCGCCCGGCCAGTTGTCGACTTCGGTGGTGGTGGTCAGTTGACCGCCAGCCTGCATGCCGGTGATCAGCAGAGGCTTGAGGTTGGCGCGGGCGGCATAGACCGCAGCGCTGTAACCGGCAGGGCCGGAACCGAGAATAATCACTCGCGAATGACGGACTTCAGACATGACCTGCTCCTGTTAACCGGGCCGAAACATCTGGCGCGGAACGCCGGGTTGGCCGGCGGCAATAAAAAAGGACTGTTGAAAGCACTTGGGGAAGTGCTTGAGCTCGACAGTCCTGTAAAAAGAATGGGTGCAGCGTATCGAGGGGGCGAAGATTAAGGAAATACGGTTTAACAATCCAGCTCATAGGCGGTCTCTATCCCGATGCGGTGATTTTATAGACGCCTTTGTTACAGTGAATGTCGATGTTACAACCGCGCTTTCGCCTGTGAGGCAAAGTCGGTAAGGTCGGCGCGTTTACCCTTTGCTCGGAGCACGCTATGCCCGCCCCTGTTCTGTCCGGCCCGCAATACCTGCGCGAAGGCCTCAAACTGGTCCTCAGCCCGGGCCTGCGTTTGTTCGTGTTGTTGCCGCTGGCAATCAACCTGGTGCTGTTCGTCGGATTGATTTACCTGGCCGGCCATCAATTCAGTATCTGGGTCGACACGCTGATGCCGTCCCTGCCCGACTGGCTGAGTTTCCTCAGTTACATCCTGTGGCCAATCTTCGTGGTGCTGGTGGTGTTGATGGTGTTTTTCACTTTCACCATGCTCGCCAACGTCATCGCCGCACCGTTCAACGGCTTCCTCGCGGAGAAAGTCGAAGTAGTGGTGCGCGGCACCGACGACTTCCCGGCCTTCAGTTGGGGCGAGTTGATCGAAATGATCCCGCGCACCCTCGCCCGGGAAATGCGCAAACTCGGCTACTTCCTGCCACGCGCGCTCGGGCTGTTCATCCTCTCGTTCATTCCGGTGGTCAACATCATCGCGGCGCCGTTGTGGCTGCTGTTCGGCGTGTGGATGATGGCGATCCAGTACATCGACTACCCGGCGGACAACCACAAACTGGGTTGGAACGAGATGCTCGCGTGGCTGCGGCAGAAGCGTTGGCAGAGCATGAGTTTCGGCGGCAGCGTGTACCTGGTGTTGCTGATTCCGGTGGTCAACATCCTGATGATGCCGGCGGCGGTGGCCGGGGCGACGCTGTTCTGGGTGCGTGAGCGCGGCGCGGAAAACCTGGTCGTGCAACAACGCTGAGCCGGTCACAAATCCATCACGCAATCGCCACAATGACGACATGGCCTCAGCCGACACTGAGGTCATGACGACAATTCTGCATATCACCCTGATCACCGAAACCTTCCCTCCCGAAATCAACGGCGTGGCCAATACCCTTGGCCGCTTGTGCGACGGTTTGCGCGCGCGCGGGCATCGGGTCGAACTGGTGCGACCGCGGCAAAGCGCTGATCGCCAATCGTCCAGCGACGACGCGCTGATGCTCTGTCGCGGCTGGCCGCTGCCGGGTTATCCAGGGTTGCAGTGGGGTCAGTCGTCGATGCACAAATTGTTGCGGCGCTGGAAGCGCCAGCGCCCGGACGTGCTGTACATCGCCACGGAGGGGCCGCTGGGGTTGTCGGCGTTGCGCGCGGCGCGGCGCCTGGGGATTGCGGTGGTCAGCGGCTTTCACACCAATTTCCAGCAGTACACCCGCCAATACGGGCTCGGTCTGCTGACCCGATTGCTCACGCATTACCTGCGCTGGTTTCACAACCGTTCGACGCTGACGCTGGTGCCGAGTGTCAGCCAGCGCCTGGAACTGGAACGTCGCCAATTCGAGCGGCTGGCGTTGCTGTCGCGCGGGGTCGACAGCCAACTGTTTCACCCGGCCAAACGCCTCGACGCGCTGCGTGAACAGTGGGGGCTGGCGGAGCGGGATGTCGCGGTGATCCATGTCGGGCGGTTGGCGCCGGAGAAGAATCTCGGGTTGCTCAAGCGCAGTTTCGAGGCGTTGAAAGCCACTTATCCACAGCGCAACCTCAAACTGATTATTGTCGGCGACGGCCCGCAGCGGCTGGCACTGGAGAAGGAATTGCCCGAGGCGATTTTCTGCGGTGCGCAGCGCGGCGAGGCGCTGGCCAGTCACTACGCGTCGGCGGATGTGTTTCTGTTTCCGAGCCTGACTGAGACTTTCGGCAATGTCGTGCTGGAGGCGCTGGCCTCGGGGCTCGGTGTGGTGGCTTACGATATGGCGGCGGCGGGTCAGCATATCCGCCACGGCTACAACGGCGTGCTGGCGATGCCGGGCGATGAGCAGGCGTTTTGCGAAGCGGCGTGTTGGTTACTCGAGCATCGGGAAACGCTGCGCTGCGTGCGTTTGAATGCGCGCCAGCATGCGAGCCGGCAGGGTTGGGCGGCGATTATCGAGGAGTTTGAAAGGCAGTTGCGTGGGGCTTGTGCACAGGAACAGACATTGCCAGATGTTGCATTGCTGCCTTAGAAGCTTCGCGGGCAAGCCTCGCTCCTACAGGTTTTGCGGTGTACACAAATCCTGTAGGAGCGAGGCTTGCCCGCGAAGAGGCCTTCCCTGCTGGCGCTTAAACCAGCGTCATCAACGCCTCACGGCTGAACGGCAAAATATCTTCCTCGCGCCCATCGCGCACTTTCTGCGCCCAGTCCGGATCAACCAGCAGCGCCCGCCCGACCGCCACCAAGTCAAACTCTTCCTTGTTCAAGCGCTCCAGCAGATTTTCCAGGCTGGCCGGTTGCGCGACTTTGTCGGTGTTGACCATGAACTGCAAAAACTCGCCATCCAGGCCGACGCTGCCGACGGTGATGGTCGGTTTGCCCGTGAGCTTGCGCGTCCAGCCCGCCAGGTTGAGGTCGGAGCCGTCGAACTCAGGCTCCCAGAACCGCCGCGTCGAGCAGTGGAAAATGTCCACGCCAGCGTCGGATAACGGCTTGAGGAATTCGCCGAGCGCTTCCGGGGTTTGCACCAGACGTGCGGTGTAATCCTGCTGCTTCCATTGCGAGAAACGGAAGATGATCGGGAAACCGTCGCCGACCGCCGCGCGCACGGCCTGGATCAATTCGATGGCGAAACGCGAACGGTTGGCCAGGCTGCCGCCGTATTCGTCGGTGCGCTGGTTGCTGCCTTCCCAGAAGAACTGGTCGACCAGGTAACCGTGGGCGCCGTGGATTTCCACGCCGTCCATGCCGATGCTTTGCGCATCTTTGGCCGACTGCGCGAACGCGGCGATCACTTCCTGAATGTCTTGATGAGTCATGCCGTGAACCACGACCTGACCGTCCTTGAGTTTTTCCGTCGGGCCGTAACCCGGCACGGAGGCGTCCGGCTCGGTGCCGATACGGCGCACGCTGCCGACGTGCCAGAGCTGCGGAACGATCTTGCCGCCCTCGGCGTGCACCGCATCGACCACTTTCTTCCAGCCGGCCAGCGCCGCTTCGCCATAGAAATGCGGCACGTTCGGGTAACCGTTGGAGGCCTGGTGGCCGACCGTGGT
The window above is part of the Pseudomonas prosekii genome. Proteins encoded here:
- the trxB gene encoding thioredoxin-disulfide reductase, with protein sequence MSEVRHSRVIILGSGPAGYSAAVYAARANLKPLLITGMQAGGQLTTTTEVDNWPGDVHGLTGPALMERMKEHAERFETEIVFDHINAVDFASKPYSLTGDSGTYTCDALIIATGASARYLGLPSEEAFMGKGVSACATCDGFFYRNKPVAVVGGGNTAVEEALYLANIASTVTLIHRRETFRAEKILIDKLNARVAEGKIILKLNSTLDEVLGDNMGVTGARLKNNDGSFDELTVDGVFIAIGHTPNTSLFEGQLTLKDGYLVIHGGREGNATATSIEGIFAAGDVADHVYRQAITSAGAGCMAALDAERYLDDLQNVAF
- the cysZ gene encoding sulfate transporter CysZ, whose product is MPAPVLSGPQYLREGLKLVLSPGLRLFVLLPLAINLVLFVGLIYLAGHQFSIWVDTLMPSLPDWLSFLSYILWPIFVVLVVLMVFFTFTMLANVIAAPFNGFLAEKVEVVVRGTDDFPAFSWGELIEMIPRTLAREMRKLGYFLPRALGLFILSFIPVVNIIAAPLWLLFGVWMMAIQYIDYPADNHKLGWNEMLAWLRQKRWQSMSFGGSVYLVLLIPVVNILMMPAAVAGATLFWVRERGAENLVVQQR
- a CDS encoding glycosyltransferase family 4 protein; this translates as MASADTEVMTTILHITLITETFPPEINGVANTLGRLCDGLRARGHRVELVRPRQSADRQSSSDDALMLCRGWPLPGYPGLQWGQSSMHKLLRRWKRQRPDVLYIATEGPLGLSALRAARRLGIAVVSGFHTNFQQYTRQYGLGLLTRLLTHYLRWFHNRSTLTLVPSVSQRLELERRQFERLALLSRGVDSQLFHPAKRLDALREQWGLAERDVAVIHVGRLAPEKNLGLLKRSFEALKATYPQRNLKLIIVGDGPQRLALEKELPEAIFCGAQRGEALASHYASADVFLFPSLTETFGNVVLEALASGLGVVAYDMAAAGQHIRHGYNGVLAMPGDEQAFCEAACWLLEHRETLRCVRLNARQHASRQGWAAIIEEFERQLRGACAQEQTLPDVALLP
- a CDS encoding NADH:flavin oxidoreductase, whose translation is MPVKALFKPFHLGTLELPTRVVMAPMTRSFSPGGVPNSKVIEYYRRRAAAGVGLIITEGTTVGHQASNGYPNVPHFYGEAALAGWKKVVDAVHAEGGKIVPQLWHVGSVRRIGTEPDASVPGYGPTEKLKDGQVVVHGMTHQDIQEVIAAFAQSAKDAQSIGMDGVEIHGAHGYLVDQFFWEGSNQRTDEYGGSLANRSRFAIELIQAVRAAVGDGFPIIFRFSQWKQQDYTARLVQTPEALGEFLKPLSDAGVDIFHCSTRRFWEPEFDGSDLNLAGWTRKLTGKPTITVGSVGLDGEFLQFMVNTDKVAQPASLENLLERLNKEEFDLVAVGRALLVDPDWAQKVRDGREEDILPFSREALMTLV